In the genome of Streptomyces sp. V2I9, one region contains:
- a CDS encoding Lsr2 family protein — protein MAQKVQVLLVDDLDGVEADETVTFALDGKTYEIDLTTANADKLRSLLEPYTKGGRRTGGRAATGRGKGRAVSGGNKDTAEIRRWARENGHNVNDRGRVPAEIREAYEKANG, from the coding sequence GTGGCACAGAAGGTTCAGGTCCTTCTTGTCGATGACCTCGACGGTGTCGAGGCCGATGAGACGGTCACGTTCGCCCTTGACGGCAAGACGTACGAGATCGACCTCACCACGGCCAACGCGGACAAGCTCCGTAGCCTTCTCGAGCCCTACACCAAGGGCGGGCGCCGCACCGGCGGCCGCGCTGCCACGGGGCGTGGCAAGGGCCGTGCCGTGTCCGGCGGTAACAAGGACACCGCGGAAATCCGCCGGTGGGCCCGCGAGAACGGCCACAACGTGAATGACCGCGGCCGCGTCCCCGCCGAGATCCGTGAGGCTTACGAGAAGGCCAACGGCTGA
- a CDS encoding amino-acid N-acetyltransferase, producing MSSEQPQNDPDTELHTDPSVNMPAITVRRARTSDVASVRALLDGYVSSGILLDKATVTLYEDIQEFWVAERDEDATVIGCGALHVMWEDLAEVRTLAVDPRIKGAGVGHRVLDKLLRTARWLGVRRVFCLTFEVDFFAKHGFVEIGEAPVDTDVYSELLRSYDEGVAEFLGLERVKPNTLGNSRMLLHL from the coding sequence ATGTCCTCAGAGCAGCCGCAAAACGATCCGGATACCGAACTCCATACCGACCCGTCGGTAAATATGCCCGCCATCACCGTGAGGCGGGCCAGGACGAGTGATGTCGCATCCGTACGCGCACTCCTCGACGGGTACGTGTCCAGCGGCATCCTGCTCGACAAAGCGACCGTCACCCTTTACGAGGACATCCAGGAGTTCTGGGTCGCGGAACGCGACGAGGACGCGACAGTCATCGGCTGCGGCGCACTTCATGTGATGTGGGAAGACCTGGCGGAAGTCCGGACCCTCGCCGTGGACCCCCGGATCAAGGGCGCCGGGGTCGGACACCGGGTACTGGACAAGCTCTTGCGGACCGCCCGTTGGCTCGGCGTCCGCCGGGTCTTCTGCCTCACCTTCGAAGTCGACTTCTTCGCGAAGCACGGCTTCGTGGAGATCGGAGAGGCGCCCGTCGACACCGATGTCTACAGCGAGCTGCTGCGTTCCTACGACGAGGGCGTCGCGGAGTTCCTCGGTCTCGAACGAGTGAAGCCGAACACCTTGGGCAACAGCCGGATGCTTCTGCACCTGTGA
- a CDS encoding BlaI/MecI/CopY family transcriptional regulator, whose translation MPRQLGDLEDAVMTRVWQWNRPVTVREVLEDLQQERSIAYTTVMTVMDNLHQKGWVRREVDGRAYRYTAVSTRAAYSAALMNEAWSRSDNPAAALVAFFGMMSPEQREALRDAVRMVSPELTEIAPGDPVEPAAGPAEGGDPADGTARRGRR comes from the coding sequence GTGCCCCGCCAATTGGGAGACCTCGAAGACGCCGTGATGACGCGCGTCTGGCAATGGAACCGACCGGTCACGGTGCGGGAAGTCCTTGAGGACCTTCAGCAGGAACGGTCCATCGCCTACACGACCGTGATGACGGTAATGGACAATCTCCATCAGAAGGGCTGGGTGCGCAGGGAAGTCGACGGCCGCGCCTATCGATATACGGCCGTCTCCACCAGGGCCGCCTACTCGGCCGCACTGATGAACGAAGCCTGGTCACGCAGCGACAACCCCGCCGCGGCGCTTGTCGCGTTCTTCGGCATGATGTCGCCCGAGCAGCGCGAAGCGCTCCGTGACGCCGTCCGCATGGTTTCCCCCGAACTCACCGAAATCGCCCCCGGCGACCCCGTGGAACCGGCCGCCGGGCCAGCCGAGGGCGGCGACCCGGCCGATGGCACGGCCCGGCGGGGCAGGCGATAG
- a CDS encoding type III pantothenate kinase — translation MLLTIDVGNTHTVLGLFDGEEIVEHWRISTDPRRTADELAVLLQGLMGMHPLLGMELGDGIEGIAICATVPSVLHELREVTRRYYGDVPAVLVEPGVKTGVPILMDNPKEVGADRIINAVAAVELYGGPAIVVDFGTATTFDAVSPRGEYTGGVIAPGIEISVEALGVRGAQLRKIELARPRSVIGKNTVEAMQSGIIYGFAGQVDGVVARMKRELAADPDDVTVIATGGLAPMVLGESSVIDEHEPWLTLIGLRLVYERNMSRS, via the coding sequence ATGCTGCTCACCATCGACGTCGGCAACACGCACACGGTCCTCGGCCTCTTCGACGGCGAGGAGATCGTCGAGCACTGGCGGATCTCCACCGACCCCCGCCGCACCGCCGACGAGCTGGCCGTCCTGCTCCAGGGCCTGATGGGGATGCACCCGCTGCTCGGCATGGAGCTGGGCGACGGCATCGAGGGCATCGCGATCTGCGCCACGGTCCCCTCGGTCCTGCACGAGCTGCGCGAGGTCACCCGCCGCTACTACGGCGACGTCCCCGCCGTCCTGGTGGAGCCCGGCGTGAAGACGGGCGTCCCGATCCTGATGGACAACCCCAAGGAGGTCGGCGCGGACCGCATCATCAACGCGGTCGCCGCCGTCGAGCTCTACGGGGGCCCGGCGATCGTCGTCGACTTCGGCACCGCCACCACCTTCGACGCGGTCTCCCCGCGCGGCGAGTACACGGGCGGGGTGATCGCCCCCGGCATCGAGATCTCCGTCGAGGCGCTCGGCGTCCGGGGCGCCCAGCTCCGCAAGATCGAGCTGGCCAGGCCGCGCAGCGTCATCGGCAAGAACACCGTCGAGGCCATGCAGTCCGGCATCATCTACGGTTTCGCCGGCCAGGTCGACGGGGTGGTGGCGCGGATGAAGCGGGAGCTGGCCGCCGACCCGGACGACGTCACCGTGATCGCCACGGGCGGCCTTGCTCCGATGGTGTTGGGGGAGTCCTCCGTCATCGACGAGCACGAGCCCTGGCTGACGCTCATCGGACTGCGCCTGGTGTACGAGCGGAACATGTCCCGCTCCTAG
- the nadC gene encoding carboxylating nicotinate-nucleotide diphosphorylase, with amino-acid sequence MDVPLIRVGAPAASAPAGGGCGDGCGCGGDDGFDAEALECGLDPALALLLARAGLDPVQVEDVAHVAIEEDLDGGVDVTTVATVPEDAVTTGDFTAREAGVVAGLRVAEAVLSIVCTEEFEVERHVEDGDRVAPGQKLLTVTTRTRDLLTGERSALNLLCRLSGIATATRAWADVLEGSKAKVRDTRKTTAGLRALEKYAVRCGGGVNHRMSLSDAALVKDNHVIAAGGVAEAFKRVRDTFPDLPIEVEVDTMEQVREVLDAGVDLILLDNFTPAETAEAVALVDGRAILESSGRLTLDSARAYADAGVDYLAVGALTHSSPILDIGLDFRDADASPSAGDGADA; translated from the coding sequence GTGGACGTTCCGCTGATCCGGGTCGGCGCGCCCGCAGCGTCCGCACCGGCGGGAGGCGGCTGCGGCGACGGCTGCGGCTGCGGCGGTGACGACGGGTTCGACGCCGAGGCCCTGGAGTGCGGGCTCGACCCCGCGCTCGCCCTGCTGCTGGCCCGGGCGGGGCTCGACCCCGTCCAGGTCGAGGACGTCGCCCATGTGGCGATCGAGGAGGACCTCGACGGCGGGGTGGACGTCACGACCGTGGCGACCGTCCCCGAGGACGCCGTGACCACCGGCGACTTCACCGCCCGCGAGGCGGGCGTGGTCGCCGGACTCCGGGTCGCGGAGGCGGTCCTGTCGATCGTCTGCACCGAGGAGTTCGAGGTCGAGCGGCACGTCGAGGACGGCGACCGGGTCGCCCCCGGCCAGAAGCTGCTGACCGTCACCACCCGCACCCGCGACCTGCTGACCGGCGAGCGCAGCGCGCTGAACCTGCTCTGCCGCCTCTCCGGCATCGCCACGGCCACCCGCGCCTGGGCGGACGTGCTGGAGGGATCGAAGGCGAAGGTCCGCGACACCCGCAAGACGACGGCGGGCCTGCGGGCGCTGGAGAAGTACGCGGTGCGCTGCGGCGGCGGCGTCAACCACCGGATGTCGCTCTCCGACGCGGCCCTGGTCAAGGACAACCACGTGATCGCGGCGGGCGGTGTGGCGGAGGCGTTCAAGCGGGTCCGCGACACCTTCCCCGACCTGCCCATCGAGGTCGAGGTCGACACGATGGAGCAGGTCCGCGAGGTGCTGGACGCGGGCGTCGACCTGATCCTGCTGGACAACTTCACCCCGGCCGAGACCGCCGAGGCGGTCGCTCTGGTCGACGGCCGGGCGATCCTGGAGTCCTCCGGCCGCCTCACGCTCGACTCGGCCCGCGCCTACGCCGACGCGGGCGTCGACTACCTCGCGGTGGGGGCGCTCACCCACTCCTCGCCGATCCTCGACATCGGCCTGGACTTCCGCGACGCGGACGCGTCCCCCTCGGCCGGGGACGGGGCCGACGCCTGA
- a CDS encoding L-aspartate oxidase, with protein MTGIRLTAPAPGWAIDADVVVVGSGVAGLTAALRCAAAGLDTVVVTKARLDDGSTRWAQGGIAAALGEGDTPEQHLDDTLVAGAGLCDEEAVRTLVTEGPDAVRRLIDTGAHFDTTDSGDIALTREGGHHRRRIAHAGGDATGAEISRALVEAVREAALHTIENALVLDLLTDAEGRTAGVSLHVMGEGQHDGVGAVRAPSVVLATGGMGQVFSATTNPSVSTGDGVALALRAGAEVSDLEFVQFHPTVLFLGADSEGQQPLVSEAVRGEGAHLVDGDGVRFMAGQHELAELAPRDIVAKGITRRMHEKGAEHMYLDARHFGAAMWEQRFPTILAACRAHGIDPVTEPVPVAPAAHYASGGVRTDLRGRTTVPGLYACGEVACTGVHGANRLASNSLLEGLVFAERIAADIAEARPPRTGPAAAPEAGEPVALPAPESRTAIQRTMSRGAGVLRSAASLAAAAEELDALDSGAATGTDGAKAVVPGVDAWEVANLLLVSRVLVAAARDREETRGCHWREDRPDRDDVHGRRHLVVRIAPDGTPVVHRTETAAFPPVRPSD; from the coding sequence GTGACCGGAATACGGCTGACCGCCCCCGCCCCCGGCTGGGCCATCGACGCGGACGTCGTGGTGGTCGGCTCCGGTGTGGCCGGGCTCACCGCGGCCCTGCGCTGCGCCGCCGCCGGTCTGGACACCGTCGTCGTCACGAAGGCCCGCCTGGACGACGGCTCGACCCGCTGGGCCCAGGGCGGCATCGCCGCCGCGCTCGGCGAGGGCGACACCCCGGAGCAGCACCTCGACGACACCCTCGTCGCGGGCGCGGGCCTCTGCGACGAGGAGGCCGTGCGCACCCTGGTCACCGAGGGCCCCGACGCCGTACGCCGGCTGATCGACACCGGCGCGCACTTCGACACCACCGACAGCGGCGACATCGCGCTGACCCGCGAAGGCGGCCACCACCGCCGCCGCATCGCCCACGCGGGCGGCGACGCGACCGGCGCGGAGATCTCCCGCGCCCTGGTGGAAGCGGTCCGCGAGGCCGCCCTGCACACCATCGAGAACGCCCTCGTCCTCGACCTGCTCACCGACGCCGAAGGCCGTACGGCGGGCGTCTCGCTGCACGTCATGGGGGAGGGGCAGCACGACGGCGTCGGCGCGGTCCGGGCCCCCTCGGTGGTCCTCGCCACCGGCGGCATGGGCCAGGTCTTCTCGGCCACCACCAATCCCTCCGTCTCCACCGGCGACGGGGTGGCGCTCGCGCTGCGGGCCGGGGCGGAGGTCTCCGACCTGGAGTTCGTCCAGTTCCACCCCACCGTCCTGTTCCTCGGCGCGGACTCGGAGGGCCAGCAGCCGCTGGTCTCCGAAGCCGTACGCGGCGAGGGCGCCCACCTCGTCGACGGCGACGGCGTCCGCTTCATGGCCGGGCAGCACGAGCTGGCCGAGCTGGCCCCCCGCGACATCGTCGCCAAGGGCATCACGCGCCGGATGCACGAGAAGGGCGCCGAGCACATGTACCTGGACGCCCGGCACTTCGGGGCGGCCATGTGGGAGCAGCGCTTCCCCACCATCCTGGCCGCCTGCCGGGCCCACGGCATCGACCCGGTGACCGAGCCGGTCCCGGTCGCCCCGGCCGCGCACTACGCCTCCGGCGGCGTCCGCACCGACCTGCGGGGCCGCACCACCGTCCCCGGTCTGTACGCCTGCGGCGAGGTCGCCTGCACCGGGGTGCACGGGGCCAACCGCCTCGCGTCCAACTCCCTCCTGGAGGGGCTGGTCTTCGCCGAGCGCATCGCCGCCGACATCGCGGAGGCCCGCCCGCCCCGCACCGGGCCGGCCGCTGCCCCGGAGGCCGGTGAGCCCGTCGCGCTGCCGGCCCCCGAGTCCCGTACGGCGATCCAGCGCACCATGAGCCGGGGAGCCGGGGTGCTGCGCTCCGCCGCCAGCCTGGCCGCCGCCGCCGAGGAGCTGGATGCCCTGGACAGCGGGGCCGCCACCGGCACGGACGGGGCCAAGGCGGTCGTCCCCGGAGTCGATGCCTGGGAGGTCGCCAACCTGCTCCTGGTCTCGCGGGTCCTGGTCGCCGCCGCCCGCGACCGCGAGGAGACCCGTGGCTGCCACTGGCGCGAGGACCGGCCCGACCGCGACGACGTCCACGGCCGCCGCCACCTGGTCGTCCGCATCGCGCCGGACGGCACCCCGGTCGTCCACCGCACGGAGACCGCCGCATTCCCGCCCGTACGCCCGTCCGATTGA
- the panC gene encoding pantoate--beta-alanine ligase gives MRTAAELDALERPAGAERAVVMTMGALHEGHASLIRAARAAAGPDGQVVVTVFVNPLQFGEAADLDRYPRTLDADLEIAAAAGADAVFAPGVDEVYPGGEPQVRITAGPMGERLEGAARPGHFDGMLTVVAKLLHLTRPDEAFYGQKDAQQLALIRRMVRDLNFGVRITGVPTVRDPDGLALSSRNRFLSARERHTALALPRALFAARDRLAAQQALHERARATAPGGDRAAGLNRLGEVRAAADAQAVALARPHGAPAAVRAAARLVLDEAAERGRPALHVDYLALVDPADFTEIPDDRESGEAILAVAARVGDTRLIDNIPLTFGALT, from the coding sequence CTGCGCACCGCCGCCGAGCTGGACGCGCTGGAGCGGCCCGCCGGGGCCGAGCGGGCCGTCGTCATGACGATGGGCGCGCTCCACGAGGGCCACGCCTCCCTGATCCGGGCCGCCCGCGCGGCGGCCGGGCCGGACGGCCAGGTCGTGGTCACCGTCTTCGTCAACCCGCTGCAGTTCGGCGAGGCCGCCGACCTGGACCGCTACCCGCGCACCCTGGACGCCGACCTGGAGATCGCCGCCGCGGCCGGGGCCGACGCGGTCTTCGCCCCCGGCGTCGACGAGGTCTACCCCGGCGGCGAGCCGCAGGTCCGGATCACCGCGGGCCCGATGGGCGAGCGCCTCGAAGGAGCGGCCCGGCCCGGTCACTTCGACGGGATGCTCACCGTCGTCGCCAAGCTCCTCCACCTCACCCGCCCCGACGAGGCGTTCTACGGGCAGAAGGACGCCCAGCAGCTCGCCCTGATCCGCCGCATGGTCCGCGACCTGAACTTCGGCGTCCGGATCACCGGCGTCCCCACCGTCCGGGACCCGGACGGCCTCGCCCTCTCCAGCCGCAACCGCTTCCTCTCCGCCCGGGAGCGGCACACCGCGCTCGCGCTGCCCCGCGCCCTGTTCGCGGCCCGCGACCGGCTCGCCGCCCAGCAGGCCCTGCACGAGCGGGCGCGGGCCACCGCGCCCGGCGGCGACCGGGCCGCCGGGCTCAACCGGCTCGGCGAGGTCCGCGCCGCCGCCGACGCCCAGGCCGTGGCGCTGGCCCGGCCCCATGGGGCGCCCGCCGCCGTCCGCGCCGCCGCCCGGCTGGTCCTGGACGAGGCGGCCGAACGGGGCCGGCCGGCCCTCCACGTGGACTACCTGGCCCTGGTCGACCCGGCGGACTTCACCGAGATCCCGGACGACCGCGAGAGCGGGGAGGCGATCCTCGCCGTCGCGGCCCGGGTCGGGGACACCCGCCTCATCGACAACATCCCCCTCACCTTCGGAGCCCTGACGTGA
- a CDS encoding Rossmann-like and DUF2520 domain-containing protein — protein sequence MNASVSKEPLDARDRPARLTVGVVGAGRVGPALAASLQLAGHRPVAVSGVSDASRRRAATLLPDVPLVEPAEVLARAELVLLTVPDDVLPTLVEGLAETGAVRPGQLLVHTSGRYGARVLDPALRAGALPLALHPAMTFTGTAVDVQRLAGCSFGVTAPEELRLAAEALVIEMGGEPEWIAEESRPLYHAALALGANHLVTLVAQSMELLAKAGVSAPDRMLGPLLGAALDNALRSGDAALTGPVARGDAGTVAAHIHELRAHAPQAVAGYVEMARTTADRALAHGLLKAELAEDLLGVLADQERRPGGPGAGETR from the coding sequence GTGAACGCATCAGTTTCCAAGGAACCCCTCGACGCGAGGGACCGCCCCGCCCGGCTCACGGTCGGCGTCGTCGGCGCGGGCCGGGTCGGGCCCGCCCTCGCGGCGTCCCTCCAGCTCGCCGGGCACCGCCCGGTCGCCGTGTCCGGCGTCTCCGACGCCTCGCGCCGCCGCGCCGCGACCCTGCTCCCCGACGTGCCCCTGGTGGAGCCCGCCGAGGTGCTGGCCCGCGCCGAGCTGGTGCTGCTGACCGTCCCCGACGACGTCCTGCCCACGCTGGTCGAGGGCCTGGCCGAGACCGGTGCCGTACGGCCGGGCCAGCTGCTGGTCCACACCTCCGGGCGGTACGGGGCACGGGTGCTGGACCCCGCGCTGCGGGCCGGGGCGCTGCCCCTCGCGCTGCACCCCGCGATGACGTTCACCGGGACCGCCGTGGACGTCCAGCGGCTGGCGGGCTGCTCGTTCGGCGTCACCGCCCCCGAGGAGCTGCGGCTCGCCGCCGAGGCCCTGGTGATCGAGATGGGCGGCGAGCCCGAGTGGATCGCGGAGGAGTCCCGCCCGCTCTACCACGCGGCCCTCGCCCTCGGCGCGAACCACCTGGTCACCCTGGTCGCCCAGTCGATGGAGCTGCTGGCGAAGGCGGGGGTCTCCGCCCCCGACCGGATGCTCGGCCCGCTGCTCGGCGCCGCCCTGGACAACGCCCTGCGCTCCGGCGACGCGGCGCTGACCGGCCCGGTCGCCCGCGGGGACGCGGGCACGGTCGCCGCCCACATCCACGAACTGCGCGCCCACGCCCCGCAGGCGGTGGCCGGCTATGTCGAGATGGCCCGCACCACGGCCGACCGGGCGCTCGCCCACGGCCTGCTCAAGGCGGAGCTGGCCGAGGACCTCCTCGGGGTCCTGGCCGACCAGGAACGCCGCCCCGGCGGCCCCGGAGCGGGGGAGACCCGATGA
- a CDS encoding low specificity L-threonine aldolase → MTTTDERERRRRRLAAWRGAKVLARMGADGTLGERLTALAADASSVHDPDDWTDVYGGGVVTDLERRVAGLLGMEAAAFFPTGTMAQQVALRCWAGRTGNATVALHPLSHPELHEGGALGAVSGLRTVHPTSEPRLPDADEVREFPEPFGTLMLELPLRDAGFVLPSWAELTAVVEAARERDAVVHLDGARLWECGPHFGREPAEIAALADSVYVSFYKSLDGLSGAVLAGAETLVEEARVWRHRYGGQVFQQFPAALSALLGLERELPRLPSYVAHAKVVAGALAEGFAASGAPWFRVHPEPPHTHQFQVWLPYGADVLDEASVRQAEETGVCLFRRWFTGAAGAGLPPGVSFTEVTVAADGLEWTAEDVRRAVEGFMGYVR, encoded by the coding sequence ATGACGACGACGGACGAGCGGGAACGGCGACGGCGCAGACTGGCCGCGTGGCGGGGGGCGAAGGTGCTGGCCCGGATGGGTGCGGACGGCACGCTGGGCGAGCGGCTGACGGCGCTGGCGGCCGACGCCTCCTCGGTGCACGACCCGGACGACTGGACCGATGTGTACGGGGGCGGGGTCGTCACGGACCTGGAGCGGCGGGTGGCCGGGCTGCTGGGGATGGAGGCCGCGGCGTTCTTCCCGACCGGGACGATGGCCCAGCAGGTCGCGCTGCGGTGCTGGGCGGGGCGTACGGGGAACGCGACCGTGGCGCTCCATCCCCTCTCCCACCCGGAGCTGCACGAGGGCGGGGCGCTGGGTGCGGTGAGCGGGCTGCGGACGGTGCACCCGACGTCGGAGCCGAGGCTGCCGGACGCGGACGAGGTACGGGAGTTCCCCGAGCCGTTCGGGACGCTGATGCTGGAACTGCCGCTGCGGGACGCCGGGTTCGTGCTGCCGTCCTGGGCGGAGCTGACGGCGGTGGTGGAGGCGGCCCGTGAGCGGGACGCGGTGGTCCACCTCGACGGGGCCCGGCTGTGGGAGTGCGGGCCGCACTTCGGGCGGGAGCCGGCGGAGATCGCGGCGCTGGCGGACAGCGTGTACGTCTCGTTCTACAAGTCACTGGACGGGCTCTCCGGGGCGGTGCTCGCGGGGGCGGAGACGCTGGTGGAGGAGGCGCGGGTCTGGCGCCACCGGTACGGGGGCCAGGTCTTCCAGCAGTTCCCGGCGGCGCTCTCCGCCCTGCTGGGCCTGGAACGGGAACTGCCCCGCCTGCCGTCGTACGTGGCACACGCGAAGGTGGTGGCGGGGGCGCTGGCGGAGGGGTTCGCGGCGTCGGGGGCGCCGTGGTTCCGGGTGCATCCCGAGCCGCCGCACACGCACCAGTTCCAGGTCTGGCTTCCGTACGGGGCGGACGTGCTGGACGAGGCATCGGTGCGGCAGGCCGAGGAGACCGGCGTCTGCCTCTTCCGGCGCTGGTTCACGGGGGCAGCCGGGGCGGGGCTGCCGCCCGGCGTCTCCTTCACCGAGGTGACGGTGGCGGCGGACGGGCTGGAGTGGACGGCGGAGGACGTACGGCGGGCGGTGGAGGGGTTCATGGGGTACGTGCGGTAG
- a CDS encoding DUF5937 family protein: MHIDIAGLPTDQVVFATSPLAELGLALHALSEPGHHPGLHGWATATAAALEPDLADRMLEAEFLWRNTFSDVFMPFSGIRGGDGRTGATLAEDLDLLDKLDDERFVAAALEFTCASHYGAGSPSPLGNEAMRVRALDLAAARGPQQMDFTRRLLADPASVRGWVRRLFEDCDQAFFADTWRRVSVQLVADARHKTQLLRRKGLADAVGAVSAAVTLDEEAGRISVDKLSEGRTTAVDAGVGRGLTLIPTSFGRPHLMVLHAPGWRPVIHYPVHLPDLPAPASVELLQLRLEALAHPLRMRLCRNLARSPYTTGELADSNGITSPEVSRHLSVLKKAGLVTTRRRGRYVLHQLDLTVVARLGSDFLEGVLR; encoded by the coding sequence GTGCACATAGACATCGCGGGACTCCCCACCGACCAGGTCGTCTTCGCGACCTCTCCGCTGGCCGAGCTGGGCCTGGCCCTGCACGCGCTCTCCGAGCCCGGCCACCATCCGGGGCTGCACGGCTGGGCGACCGCGACCGCGGCGGCCCTGGAGCCCGACCTCGCGGACCGGATGCTGGAGGCGGAGTTCCTGTGGCGGAACACCTTCTCCGACGTGTTCATGCCGTTCTCCGGCATCCGGGGCGGCGACGGCAGGACCGGGGCCACTCTCGCGGAGGACCTGGACCTGCTGGACAAGCTGGACGACGAACGGTTCGTCGCCGCGGCCCTGGAATTCACCTGCGCCAGCCATTACGGGGCCGGGTCGCCGTCCCCGCTGGGGAACGAGGCGATGCGGGTGCGCGCCCTGGACCTGGCGGCGGCGCGCGGCCCGCAGCAGATGGACTTCACCCGCCGGCTGCTGGCCGACCCCGCCTCCGTACGCGGCTGGGTACGGAGGCTGTTCGAGGACTGCGACCAGGCGTTCTTCGCGGACACCTGGCGGCGGGTCTCCGTACAGCTGGTCGCGGACGCCCGGCACAAGACGCAGCTCCTGCGGCGCAAGGGGCTGGCCGACGCGGTCGGGGCGGTCTCCGCCGCCGTGACGCTGGACGAGGAGGCCGGCCGGATCAGCGTCGACAAGCTGTCCGAGGGCCGGACCACCGCCGTGGACGCCGGCGTCGGCCGGGGCCTGACGCTCATCCCCACCAGCTTCGGCCGGCCCCACCTGATGGTGCTGCACGCACCGGGCTGGCGGCCGGTCATCCACTACCCGGTCCACCTGCCCGACCTTCCCGCGCCCGCCTCCGTGGAGCTGCTCCAGCTCCGTCTGGAGGCGCTGGCCCACCCGCTGCGGATGCGCCTCTGCCGCAACCTGGCCCGCTCCCCGTACACCACGGGCGAGCTGGCCGACTCCAACGGCATCACCTCCCCCGAGGTCTCCCGCCACCTCTCCGTGCTCAAGAAGGCGGGGCTGGTCACCACGCGGCGTCGCGGCCGCTACGTCCTGCACCAGCTGGACCTGACGGTCGTCGCCCGGCTCGGCAGCGACTTCCTGGAGGGCGTCCTGCGCTGA
- a CDS encoding response regulator transcription factor has translation MTTAIRVMLVDDQVLLRTGFRMVLAAQPDMEVVAEAGDGAEAIELLRSTPVDVVLMDVRMPRLDGVEATRRICAQQDPPKVLILTTFDLDEYAFSGLKAGASGFMLKDVPPAELLAAIRSVHSGDAVVAPSTTRRLLDRFSPMLPSGGKEPVNKHVGKLTEREREVTLLVAQGLSNGEIAARLVLSEATVKTHVGRILTKLNLRDRVQVVVLAYETGLVRAGGGAG, from the coding sequence ATGACCACGGCCATCCGCGTGATGCTCGTCGACGACCAGGTGCTGCTGCGGACCGGTTTCCGGATGGTGCTCGCGGCCCAACCCGACATGGAGGTCGTGGCCGAGGCCGGGGACGGGGCGGAGGCGATCGAGCTGCTGCGGTCCACCCCCGTCGACGTGGTGCTGATGGACGTCCGCATGCCCCGGCTGGACGGCGTCGAGGCGACCCGCCGCATCTGCGCGCAGCAGGACCCGCCGAAGGTGCTCATCCTGACCACGTTCGACCTCGACGAGTACGCCTTCTCCGGGCTGAAGGCGGGGGCCAGCGGCTTCATGCTCAAGGACGTGCCGCCCGCCGAACTCCTCGCCGCGATCCGCTCGGTGCACAGCGGGGACGCGGTCGTCGCCCCCTCCACCACCCGCCGGCTGCTCGACCGCTTCTCGCCGATGCTGCCCAGCGGCGGCAAGGAGCCCGTGAACAAGCACGTCGGCAAGCTCACCGAACGCGAACGGGAAGTCACGCTCCTGGTCGCCCAGGGCCTCTCCAACGGGGAGATCGCCGCCCGCCTCGTCCTCTCCGAGGCCACGGTCAAGACGCACGTCGGCCGCATCCTCACCAAGCTGAACCTCCGCGACCGGGTCCAGGTCGTCGTCCTCGCCTACGAGACCGGCCTGGTCCGGGCCGGCGGCGGCGCGGGCTGA